The genomic stretch TTGTTCCTATCAATTTCGTTGTCCAGCTCGTTACACCCCCATCCATCATTCTCTCCCGGATAGCGTCTCGCTGGGTCCACGAGTCGTCCGGAAGAGTGTATAACACCGATTTCAACGCTCCCAAGGTTCCCGGAAAGGACGATATCACTGGGGAACCTCTGACTCAGAGAGAGGATGACTCGATTGACACATGGAAGCAACGACTGCGCAAATTCGAGGAAACCAGCGAGCCCTTGCTCCAGCATTACGAGCGCAAGGGCTGCTTATGGCGTGTTGAGGGCAACACCAGTGATGAGATTAGCCCACAGCTTTTCGCGGAGGTAGAGAAGAGGTTTTGCTAATATTTTCCTGTATTTGAATATACCACTGTTCGATACCTCCCTGTACTCTATTTTTACGATGTTCTGTTTGGCGTCAAACGTTTCTACGACCTGCCAAGGGTTATGATGCGAGATAGTTATGTACCTCTCATTGAAGAGGCCATGCTGTATGTGTTAAGATACACCTAATAATGCTAGCATGAtcgaaaggaaagggaatTAAAAATGTTgtattaaataatataaaactTTAGACTGGCCATGCCATGCCTTTCTAAATGCGTACCGGTGCCGTAACCGTAGATATCAATCGTCCAGTCATAAGAGTAAATCGCTACCGAATATACAAAATAAATATAAGGGCACATACCTTTTAATATACACAGCCTtatctgtcttctttctcgatCGTCTCAATTGCCCTTGCCCTGCGACTGctcctccaaccccataCGAGTCTTGTACTCGCGCGGACTCTCCCATCCTTTGCGATTGCGACGATATCCCTTCCACAGACCTGTACCCTTCCGCTTTGCTATAGATTCCGCCTCCCTATACTTCCGTTCCAATTCAGGGCCTCCAAATTCAGAACCCGCCTTCGCCTCATACACAGTAGCCAATCCCCGCGTCAACATCTCATACGAGACATCACGACGACGAAAAGGGATCGGGAAATCGATGGCCCGTCGCACATACGCAGAGGCCACCACACGCTGATACTGGTCCTGACGATGCACAAGGACCCGAACACGGCGATTAAGGACGTAAGACGTCAACCATTCATGAGCTTCCCGAGCATAAGGCTGCTCCGGACGACCGAAATGCGCGAGTTCCGGCGCATCCACACCAGCCAAGCGAACGGAGATCTAAACATAACCCATTAGACCTCTTGTCCTAGGCaaaaaagagtaaaaggCCATCAACGCACCGTTTTATCTCTCAGATCCTTCTTCGCGGTGGGAACTCTCTTCCAGGGCAACCAGCCCCATCCTGCCAATCTTCCTCCAGGTGTGTGGTATAGTCTGAAACCGTCGCCGTCGCCGACGCTCGTCACTTGGCCTAAGATGGTCCTCTTCCGGAAGTACGATGGCGAGATGCTAACAGCGTCGGGGAAACGGCGCAGGTATCGGCGGTGGATCTGCAGTGCGCCGATAATTCCTGTCGTGAGGATCAGGGTGGGAATTAGGGTCCTAGGTTCGGTGAACGCGGCCCAGTCGATCGCATTGAGTGATTTGTCCCAGttcttttggttttgttCATCTTGTTTGTCTCGGGCTTGTGATTCGGAAGCCCATGGCGGCCATCGCATGACGGCTCATGCCCCTCGTACTTGGTGTTTTACGGaggagctggtggtggaatgGTGGGAATGTAATTGTGACCGCTACTCCGGAGATAAATtatgttgttggttgttggcaGATGCCGAGGGAATGCAGCCATTTAAGGCTAGCCGGGCGGTCGGGTGGAATCAGGCGagtaaatatatatgttcATTACTTTGTACAACCGCAAAGAAATTATGTTTTGGAAACATGTAAAATGAAATTATTCAATTggaaaacgaaagaaaagtTATGTCTTCAATGCGCCTATATGAT from Aspergillus oryzae RIB40 DNA, chromosome 1 encodes the following:
- a CDS encoding thermonuclease family protein (predicted protein) → MRWPPWASESQARDKQDEQNQKNWDKSLNAIDWAAFTEPRTLIPTLILTTGIIGALQIHRRYLRRFPDAVSISPSYFRKRTILGQVTSVGDGDGFRLYHTPGGRLAGWGWLPWKRVPTAKKDLRDKTISVRLAGVDAPELAHFGRPEQPYAREAHEWLTSYVLNRRVRVLVHRQDQYQRVVASAYVRRAIDFPIPFRRRDVSYEMLTRGLATVYEAKAGSEFGGPELERKYREAESIAKRKGTGLWKGYRRNRKGWESPREYKTRMGLEEQSQGKGN